The Celeribacter marinus genome window below encodes:
- a CDS encoding LysR family transcriptional regulator produces the protein MIDKLEMFMAVARAGHFGRAAKTLGITQPTLSAGIKQLEDQLGVTLILRGSRFGGLTPEGQRALHWAQRIVADTQQLRAEMHGTGAELSGQIRLAAIPSALTWAARLAAQMRKNHPNVRVTILSRTSLEILDMMEAHDIDAGLTYLDNEPLGDVVVEPIYIETPVAVTRADTPLAARPDMAWSDFDGLAMCLLTADMQGRRIIDAHFQNSGVTPDVRLESNSTVVLTRTVQETGWVTILSWDLATFLCAGTALKIIPITPQSLGQSVGLAAPRRASETPVLTALMAAAAHIATSKSPVTPSIKPA, from the coding sequence GTGATCGATAAGTTGGAAATGTTCATGGCCGTTGCCCGCGCGGGACATTTCGGACGCGCCGCCAAAACGCTTGGCATAACGCAACCCACATTGTCGGCCGGCATAAAGCAGCTCGAAGACCAACTTGGCGTGACCCTCATCTTGCGCGGATCGCGCTTTGGCGGCTTGACCCCAGAGGGTCAGCGCGCTCTGCACTGGGCGCAGCGGATCGTCGCGGACACACAACAATTGCGCGCCGAAATGCACGGAACGGGCGCCGAGCTTTCGGGGCAAATCCGCCTTGCGGCAATCCCGTCTGCGCTGACATGGGCCGCGCGTCTGGCGGCACAAATGCGCAAGAACCATCCAAATGTAAGAGTCACAATTCTCTCTCGCACCTCCTTGGAAATCCTCGACATGATGGAGGCCCACGACATCGACGCGGGCCTGACCTATTTGGACAATGAGCCATTGGGCGATGTGGTTGTCGAACCCATTTACATCGAAACCCCAGTGGCCGTGACACGCGCCGACACACCGCTCGCGGCCCGCCCCGATATGGCGTGGTCTGATTTTGACGGGCTTGCGATGTGCTTGCTCACGGCAGACATGCAAGGGCGCAGGATCATCGACGCGCATTTTCAAAACTCAGGCGTGACACCCGATGTCAGATTGGAGTCCAACTCGACCGTTGTGTTGACCCGTACTGTTCAAGAAACAGGTTGGGTGACGATCCTGTCGTGGGATCTCGCCACGTTTTTATGTGCGGGGACGGCGTTAAAAATCATCCCCATAACGCCGCAAAGCCTTGGACAATCGGTCGGACTTGCCGCACCGCGCCGTGCCAGTGAAACACCCGTATTGACAGCCCTCATGGCCGCCGCCGCCCATATCGCAACGTCCAAGTCGCCAGTCACCCCCTCAATAAAACCAGCGTAG
- a CDS encoding NAD(P)H-dependent oxidoreductase subunit E yields MSATDPTDDTLSRLIARHRDCEGPLLPILHDMMEAFGHIDEGTYPQLGRALGITRAEIHGVVSFYHDFKTRPNGHHTIKLCRAEACQSVGATETQSALFDRLGLTDFGTTPDGRITVEAVYCLGLCACGPAALVDTQPRGRVSAQSLATEVGA; encoded by the coding sequence ATGTCCGCAACCGATCCCACTGATGACACCCTATCGCGTCTCATTGCGCGACACCGCGATTGCGAAGGTCCGCTGTTGCCGATCTTGCATGACATGATGGAGGCGTTTGGTCATATCGACGAAGGCACCTACCCTCAACTGGGCCGCGCACTCGGGATCACACGGGCCGAAATCCACGGCGTTGTCAGCTTTTACCACGACTTCAAAACACGCCCTAACGGCCACCACACGATCAAATTGTGTCGCGCAGAAGCCTGCCAATCGGTCGGAGCAACCGAAACACAATCGGCCCTTTTCGACCGCCTTGGCCTTACAGATTTCGGCACAACACCAGATGGCCGCATCACAGTTGAGGCCGTATATTGTCTCGGCCTGTGCGCATGTGGACCTGCGGCGTTGGTCGACACGCAACCGCGTGGACGGGTGAGTGCACAAAGTCTTGCAACCGAGGTGGGCGCATGA
- a CDS encoding formate dehydrogenase beta subunit, with protein MKIYVPLDSAAVALGADDVAAAITSYAAKAGISVEIVRNGSRGMVWLEPLVEIEDAQGRRAFGPLSPADVPALLEGTLKSLGRVEDIAFFARQTRLTFARCGLIDPLDLTSYAAHGGLGGLKRALSMTAQQTVEEVTASGLRGRGGAGFPTGLKWETVRSAQASQKYIVCNADEGDSGTFADRMLMEGDPFSLIEGMVIAGLAVGATRGYVYLRSEYPVAIRVMRAAVDIARENALLGEDILGTGTAFDVDIRVGAGAYVCGEETALLNSLEGKRGTVRAKPPLPALHGFMGQPTVVNNVISLATIPVIFEHGAAHYAAFGIGRSKGTVTLQLAGNVKYGGLFEAGFGMTLGDVVTDIGGGTATGKPVKAVQVGGPLGAFMRPDKFETPIGYEEFDNAGGLIGHAGLTVFDDSADMGALAQFAMEFCAIESCGKCTPCRIGSTRGVETIARIRNGDHAAIPLLEDLCDTMRDGSLCALGGFTPYPVLSALNGWPQDFGVTTAEVTQ; from the coding sequence ATGAAAATCTACGTTCCTCTCGATAGTGCGGCTGTGGCCTTGGGCGCTGATGATGTGGCCGCAGCGATCACGTCCTATGCCGCAAAAGCCGGGATATCCGTCGAGATTGTGCGCAATGGGTCGCGCGGAATGGTTTGGTTAGAACCGTTGGTGGAGATCGAAGATGCCCAAGGGCGGCGCGCGTTCGGCCCGCTCTCTCCCGCCGATGTCCCAGCGCTTTTGGAGGGAACTTTAAAAAGCCTTGGCCGTGTGGAGGACATCGCGTTTTTCGCGCGCCAGACCCGCCTGACCTTTGCGCGCTGCGGCCTCATCGACCCACTCGATCTGACGAGTTACGCCGCGCATGGCGGGCTTGGCGGCCTCAAACGCGCGTTAAGCATGACTGCGCAGCAAACGGTCGAAGAGGTCACAGCATCTGGCCTACGTGGGCGCGGTGGCGCGGGGTTTCCTACGGGCCTCAAGTGGGAGACAGTGCGCAGCGCGCAAGCCTCGCAAAAATACATCGTGTGTAACGCCGACGAGGGCGACAGTGGCACCTTTGCCGACCGGATGTTGATGGAGGGCGATCCGTTCTCCCTCATCGAGGGCATGGTGATCGCCGGCCTCGCCGTTGGGGCCACACGCGGTTATGTCTACCTAAGATCCGAATACCCCGTGGCCATTCGTGTGATGCGTGCCGCCGTCGACATCGCGCGCGAAAACGCCCTACTTGGCGAGGACATTCTCGGCACGGGCACGGCGTTCGACGTGGATATTCGTGTCGGCGCAGGGGCGTATGTGTGCGGCGAAGAGACAGCGTTGCTCAACTCACTTGAGGGCAAACGCGGAACGGTACGCGCCAAACCGCCCCTCCCTGCGCTCCATGGCTTTATGGGCCAACCTACGGTGGTCAATAACGTCATTTCGCTCGCCACAATCCCTGTGATATTTGAGCATGGCGCGGCTCACTATGCCGCCTTTGGTATCGGCCGCAGCAAGGGCACCGTGACACTTCAACTCGCGGGAAACGTCAAATATGGCGGGCTGTTCGAGGCAGGGTTCGGCATGACTTTGGGTGATGTCGTGACAGACATTGGCGGCGGGACAGCCACGGGCAAGCCCGTCAAAGCGGTGCAAGTCGGCGGGCCGCTTGGCGCGTTTATGCGACCAGACAAATTTGAGACACCCATTGGATACGAGGAGTTTGATAACGCGGGCGGCCTGATAGGCCATGCGGGCCTGACGGTCTTTGATGACAGCGCGGACATGGGAGCGCTCGCGCAATTCGCAATGGAGTTTTGCGCCATTGAAAGCTGTGGCAAATGCACCCCCTGCCGCATCGGATCGACGCGCGGAGTGGAGACGATCGCGCGCATTCGAAACGGCGACCACGCGGCCATTCCCTTACTCGAAGACCTATGTGACACCATGCGCGATGGATCGCTTTGCGCACTTGGCGGCTTCACCCCCTATCCGGTTTTATCGGCCCTCAATGGATGGCCCCAAGATTTCGGCGTCACAACCGCGGAGGTCACGCAATGA
- the fdhF gene encoding formate dehydrogenase subunit alpha, which produces MKDIIIPWDDTDYGTPKQNGAPVSLTIDGHDITVPSGTSVMRAAMQAGLKIPKLCATDSVEAFGSCRLCVVEIEGRRGTPASCTTPVADGMVVRTQSEKVQKLRKGVMELYISDHPLDCLTCSANGDCELQDMAGMVGLRDVRYAKGANHFEDAQDWRPVDDSNPYFTYDPSKCIVCSRCVRACEEVQGTFALTIEGRGFESRVCAGDTLDDFLSSDCVSCGACVQACPTATLQEKSVRDLGTPTRSVITTCAYCGVGCSFKAELNGDTVVRMTPHKQGRANRGHSCVKGRFAYGYATHPDRILKPMIRESIDQPWREVSWDEAFGFAAARIAGIQNAHGKNAVGVITSSRCTNEETYLVQKLTRAVFGNNNTDTCARVCHSPTGYGLGQAFGTSAGTQDFDSVEHTDVAIVIGANPTDGHPVFASRLRKRLRQGAKLIVVDPRRIDLLATPHMGEGHHLPLRPGTNVAVITALAHVIVTEDLFDADFIRTRCDWDEFELYRDFVSDPRHSPEATALLTGVHAGALRTAARAFATGGNGAIYYGLGVTEHSQGSTTVMAIANLAMLTGNIGRKGVGVNPLRGQNNVQGACDMGSFPHELPGYRHVKDPDTRAIYEQAWGVEINPEPGLRIPNMLDAAVAGRFKALYIQGEDILQSDPDTKHVAAGLAAMECVIVHDLFLNETANYAHVFLPGSTFLEKDGTFTNAERRINRVRRVMAPKNGYADWEVTQRLANACGAHWAYTHPSEIMAEIAATTPTFAGVTYEMLDAKNSVQWPCNDAFPDGAPIMHVDGFVRGKGRLIITEYVATDEKTGPRFPLLLTTGRILSQYNVGAQTRRTANTIWHDEDVLEIHPHDAETRGINGGDHVRLASRAGETSLRATLTDRVSPGVVYTTFHHPATQANVVTTDHSDWATNCPEYKVTAVQVALSNGPTDWQDSYHAHAMQARRISDPPQ; this is translated from the coding sequence ATGAAAGACATCATCATTCCATGGGACGACACCGATTATGGCACGCCAAAACAAAACGGCGCGCCAGTCTCTCTGACAATCGACGGGCATGACATCACAGTGCCAAGTGGCACATCCGTGATGCGTGCGGCGATGCAGGCAGGGCTAAAAATCCCCAAACTCTGCGCCACCGATAGCGTCGAGGCCTTTGGGTCGTGCCGCCTGTGTGTCGTCGAAATCGAAGGGCGGCGCGGCACACCCGCGTCCTGCACCACACCAGTGGCGGACGGAATGGTTGTGCGCACCCAAAGCGAAAAGGTGCAAAAACTGCGCAAGGGTGTGATGGAGTTATATATCTCCGATCATCCGTTGGATTGTCTGACCTGTTCGGCCAATGGCGATTGCGAATTACAAGATATGGCGGGAATGGTTGGCCTGCGCGATGTGCGCTATGCCAAGGGCGCAAACCATTTCGAGGATGCTCAGGATTGGCGGCCCGTCGACGACAGCAACCCTTATTTCACCTATGATCCCAGCAAATGTATCGTCTGCTCGCGCTGTGTGCGCGCCTGCGAAGAGGTCCAAGGCACGTTTGCGTTGACCATCGAAGGGCGCGGATTTGAGAGCCGCGTTTGCGCTGGCGATACACTTGACGATTTTCTGTCCTCCGACTGCGTGTCGTGCGGCGCGTGTGTACAAGCCTGCCCCACAGCCACACTACAAGAGAAATCCGTGCGCGACCTTGGCACGCCCACCCGCAGCGTCATCACAACATGCGCCTATTGCGGTGTGGGGTGCTCGTTCAAGGCAGAGTTGAACGGTGATACGGTGGTGCGCATGACCCCGCACAAACAGGGCCGCGCAAACCGTGGGCATTCGTGTGTCAAAGGGCGCTTTGCGTACGGCTATGCCACCCACCCCGACCGCATTCTCAAACCGATGATCCGCGAGAGCATTGACCAGCCATGGCGCGAAGTCTCATGGGACGAGGCATTCGGGTTTGCGGCCGCTCGCATTGCAGGCATCCAAAACGCACACGGCAAAAACGCCGTAGGCGTCATCACGTCGAGCCGGTGCACCAACGAAGAAACCTATTTGGTCCAAAAACTGACCCGCGCCGTGTTTGGAAACAACAACACCGACACCTGCGCACGGGTGTGCCACTCGCCCACGGGCTACGGCCTAGGCCAAGCGTTCGGCACTTCTGCGGGTACACAGGATTTCGACAGTGTTGAACACACGGACGTGGCGATCGTCATCGGCGCGAACCCCACGGACGGGCATCCGGTGTTTGCCTCACGTCTGCGCAAACGCTTGCGTCAAGGGGCCAAACTGATCGTGGTCGATCCGCGCCGCATCGATTTGCTTGCAACCCCGCACATGGGCGAGGGCCATCACCTCCCCCTCAGACCCGGAACCAACGTGGCCGTGATCACCGCCCTCGCGCATGTGATCGTCACCGAAGACCTGTTCGACGCCGACTTTATCCGCACGCGTTGCGATTGGGACGAATTCGAACTCTACCGCGATTTTGTATCGGACCCCCGCCATAGCCCAGAGGCCACAGCTTTGCTTACAGGCGTACATGCGGGGGCACTGCGCACTGCGGCACGGGCGTTTGCGACAGGTGGGAATGGTGCCATCTACTACGGGCTTGGCGTCACCGAGCACAGCCAAGGATCGACCACCGTCATGGCGATCGCCAACCTTGCGATGCTGACCGGCAACATCGGGCGCAAGGGCGTGGGCGTGAACCCGTTGCGCGGACAAAACAACGTCCAAGGGGCGTGTGACATGGGATCGTTCCCGCACGAATTGCCGGGATATCGCCATGTCAAAGACCCCGATACCCGCGCCATTTATGAACAGGCGTGGGGCGTTGAGATCAATCCCGAACCAGGTTTGCGCATTCCCAACATGCTGGATGCCGCGGTCGCTGGACGGTTCAAAGCGCTCTACATTCAGGGCGAGGATATCTTGCAATCCGACCCCGACACCAAACATGTCGCAGCGGGTCTTGCGGCGATGGAATGTGTGATCGTACACGATCTGTTTCTCAACGAGACCGCAAACTACGCGCATGTATTTTTGCCCGGTTCGACGTTTTTGGAAAAGGACGGGACATTCACCAATGCAGAGCGCCGTATCAACCGTGTGCGCCGTGTTATGGCCCCCAAAAACGGGTATGCAGACTGGGAAGTCACACAGCGCCTCGCCAATGCATGCGGTGCGCACTGGGCCTACACGCACCCGAGCGAAATCATGGCGGAAATTGCGGCCACCACGCCGACATTTGCAGGCGTCACCTATGAGATGCTTGATGCGAAAAACTCTGTTCAATGGCCCTGCAACGATGCATTTCCCGATGGCGCACCGATCATGCATGTCGACGGGTTCGTGCGCGGAAAAGGCCGTTTGATCATCACCGAATATGTGGCCACAGACGAAAAAACCGGCCCGCGCTTTCCGCTGCTTTTGACCACGGGCCGTATCTTGTCGCAATACAATGTTGGCGCACAAACACGGCGCACCGCCAATACCATTTGGCACGATGAGGACGTGTTGGAGATCCATCCCCATGACGCCGAAACACGCGGCATCAATGGGGGTGACCATGTACGTCTGGCATCGCGCGCGGGGGAGACATCGTTGCGTGCGACACTGACCGACCGCGTGTCACCAGGCGTGGTCTACACCACGTTCCATCACCCCGCCACACAGGCCAACGTTGTGACCACCGATCACTCTGACTGGGCCACAAACTGTCCCGAATACAAAGTCACAGCGGTGCAAGTCGCCCTATCAAACGGGCCAACCGATTGGCAAGACAGCTACCACGCGCACGCCATGCAAGCGCGCCGCATTTCGGACCCACCACAATGA
- the fdhD gene encoding formate dehydrogenase accessory sulfurtransferase FdhD, with product MSAPTDNLPDEVAVALVLNGSTVAVLMSTPHDLTDLLRGFAVSEGIVERGADVTECEVHEYDEGIEVRGRIAQERASALDARRRASVGPVGCGLCGIESLTAATAKPPHVPPAAPTLFKAVRVSLAALNAQQVMHQQSRAMHAAAVFTAHGLQMVREDVGRHNALDKLIGTFADTPMQNAGILMTSRLSIDLVQKCARAGLSALFSVSRPTKAAVELAREIGMTLGVVTPSDIIFYAGAPKEADQ from the coding sequence ATGAGCGCGCCCACTGATAATCTGCCCGACGAGGTCGCCGTGGCCCTTGTGCTCAACGGTTCGACCGTTGCCGTTTTGATGTCCACGCCGCACGACCTCACCGATTTGTTACGCGGCTTTGCCGTCAGCGAGGGCATCGTGGAGCGGGGCGCGGATGTGACCGAATGCGAGGTGCACGAGTATGATGAGGGGATAGAGGTGCGTGGGCGTATTGCGCAAGAGCGCGCCAGCGCACTCGACGCGCGCCGCCGTGCCTCTGTCGGCCCAGTGGGATGCGGGTTGTGCGGGATCGAAAGCCTGACCGCCGCAACCGCCAAGCCGCCCCATGTGCCCCCCGCGGCACCTACCCTGTTTAAGGCCGTTCGCGTTTCACTCGCCGCCCTCAACGCACAGCAAGTTATGCATCAGCAATCGCGCGCGATGCATGCGGCGGCGGTCTTTACCGCCCACGGATTACAGATGGTGCGCGAGGATGTGGGGCGTCACAACGCACTTGATAAACTGATCGGCACGTTCGCGGACACGCCTATGCAAAACGCCGGAATTTTGATGACCTCGCGTCTGTCCATCGACCTTGTGCAAAAATGCGCCCGCGCGGGCCTGTCGGCGCTATTCTCAGTGTCCCGCCCAACCAAAGCGGCCGTAGAACTGGCGCGTGAGATCGGTATGACACTTGGCGTTGTCACGCCTTCTGACATCATCTTTTACGCAGGCGCACCTAAGGAAGCGGACCAATGA
- a CDS encoding formate dehydrogenase subunit delta: MTDEKMIRMVNQIATFFATQPDTDKAGTVAAHIMDFWDPTMRAQLVQFAQTDGAGLDPIAMEAAQSLTSH, translated from the coding sequence ATGACAGACGAAAAAATGATCCGCATGGTGAATCAGATCGCCACGTTTTTCGCCACCCAACCCGACACGGATAAGGCGGGTACAGTCGCGGCACATATCATGGATTTTTGGGATCCGACAATGCGCGCCCAACTTGTCCAATTTGCGCAAACAGATGGTGCAGGGCTTGACCCAATCGCAATGGAAGCGGCGCAGTCGCTCACGTCCCACTGA
- a CDS encoding ROK family transcriptional regulator: MGKSEVKELRSGVNQIGVRALNERLVMSLIQRHGGMPGSELAKRTDLSAQTVSNILRKLESDGLVRRGEPQRGKVGKPSIPMEIVPDGALSFGLKIGRRSADLAIMNLAGEVLGQSIVTYRYPMPDLIFAYLKEGMEKLSNGLSDNQRARICGVGIAAPNEIWSWVDAIGAPEDFQIWRDINFAKEVAAFTELPLFTENDGTAACRAEYVFGRGREFYDYAYFFVGSFIGGGIVMDSKVIEGRQGNASALGPLRVPYDDGSQSGGECALMDVASLYVLEAAVAKAGGDTNLMWAMPQDWSSFGISLDDWILASAKALAHAVRSVVSVIDFEAVMIDGAFPVDVRTRLVAQTRLEFERLDVRGITVPRIEQARVGGNARVIGAASSPILRQFF; encoded by the coding sequence GTGGGCAAAAGCGAAGTCAAAGAACTGCGATCGGGCGTCAACCAGATCGGGGTGCGCGCACTGAACGAGCGGTTGGTGATGTCACTGATACAGCGCCATGGTGGCATGCCAGGCAGTGAGTTGGCCAAGCGCACGGATTTGTCCGCGCAAACAGTGTCCAACATCCTACGCAAACTCGAATCCGATGGCCTTGTACGCCGTGGGGAACCTCAACGGGGCAAGGTGGGCAAGCCGTCCATCCCAATGGAAATTGTCCCGGACGGGGCGCTGTCGTTTGGTCTCAAGATTGGCCGCCGTAGTGCAGATTTGGCGATCATGAACCTTGCGGGGGAGGTGCTTGGCCAGAGCATTGTGACTTACCGGTATCCAATGCCCGATCTGATTTTCGCGTATCTGAAAGAGGGTATGGAAAAGCTGTCCAACGGGCTTAGTGACAACCAGCGCGCACGCATCTGTGGAGTGGGTATTGCAGCGCCCAACGAAATTTGGAGTTGGGTGGACGCCATTGGTGCCCCTGAGGACTTCCAAATTTGGCGCGACATCAATTTCGCCAAAGAGGTCGCGGCCTTCACGGAGCTGCCTTTATTCACTGAAAACGACGGTACCGCCGCGTGCCGCGCAGAATATGTGTTCGGCCGTGGGCGCGAGTTTTACGACTACGCATACTTTTTTGTGGGCTCTTTCATTGGTGGTGGTATCGTTATGGATTCCAAGGTGATCGAAGGGCGACAGGGTAATGCCAGTGCGCTCGGCCCGTTGCGGGTGCCGTATGACGATGGTTCTCAAAGTGGTGGCGAATGTGCGTTGATGGATGTGGCCTCGCTGTATGTCTTGGAGGCTGCTGTCGCAAAGGCGGGCGGTGATACAAATTTAATGTGGGCGATGCCGCAAGACTGGTCGAGCTTTGGGATATCACTTGATGATTGGATCCTCGCGTCCGCCAAAGCGCTGGCTCACGCGGTGCGCAGTGTGGTCAGCGTGATCGATTTTGAGGCTGTGATGATCGATGGGGCGTTTCCGGTTGATGTCCGCACGCGCCTTGTGGCGCAAACCCGTCTGGAGTTTGAGCGTCTTGATGTGCGCGGGATCACTGTGCCGCGTATTGAACAGGCGCGTGTGGGCGGCAATGCGCGGGTCATCGGCGCGGCGTCCTCGCCCATCTTACGGCAGTTTTTCTAA
- a CDS encoding sugar ABC transporter substrate-binding protein produces the protein MKTLLAGSAIALATMTSGAFAADVSACLITKTDTNPFFVKMKEGAEAKAAELGIELKSFAGKVDGDHETQVAAIETCIADGAKGILITASDTSSITTSVAQARDAGLLVIALDTPLDPIDAADATFATDNFLAGELIGKWAAAKLGADAANAKIAMLDLAVSQPTVGVLRDQGFLQGFGIELGDPNKWGDETDPRIVGNDVTQGNEEGGRKAMENLLASDPEINVVYTINEPAAAGAYEALKSIGRENDVLIVSVDGGCPGVQNIADGVIGATAQQYPLLMASKGIEAIAAWAADGTKPANTEGKDFFDTGVALITDQPADGVESKSVAEGMDLCWG, from the coding sequence ATGAAGACATTGCTCGCAGGTAGCGCAATTGCGCTCGCAACGATGACATCCGGCGCATTTGCCGCTGACGTGTCCGCGTGCCTTATCACAAAAACAGACACCAACCCCTTCTTCGTGAAAATGAAGGAAGGCGCTGAGGCCAAAGCGGCCGAGCTTGGTATCGAACTTAAATCTTTCGCAGGTAAAGTAGACGGCGACCACGAAACACAAGTGGCAGCTATCGAAACGTGCATCGCAGACGGCGCAAAAGGTATCTTGATCACAGCGTCCGACACATCATCCATCACAACATCTGTTGCTCAGGCACGTGATGCGGGCCTCTTGGTCATCGCACTCGATACACCGCTCGACCCGATTGATGCGGCTGACGCGACATTCGCCACGGACAACTTCCTTGCGGGTGAATTGATCGGCAAATGGGCTGCGGCGAAACTCGGTGCAGATGCGGCAAACGCGAAAATCGCAATGCTCGATCTCGCAGTGTCCCAACCAACCGTTGGCGTTTTGCGCGACCAGGGCTTTCTTCAGGGCTTTGGCATCGAACTTGGCGATCCAAACAAATGGGGCGACGAAACCGACCCACGTATCGTCGGCAATGACGTCACACAGGGCAACGAAGAGGGCGGCCGCAAGGCAATGGAAAACCTCCTCGCGTCTGATCCTGAAATCAACGTGGTCTACACGATCAACGAGCCTGCTGCAGCTGGTGCCTACGAAGCTCTTAAATCCATCGGCCGTGAGAATGACGTTCTCATCGTGTCCGTGGATGGCGGTTGCCCAGGCGTTCAGAACATCGCAGACGGCGTGATCGGCGCAACAGCGCAGCAGTACCCGCTCTTGATGGCGTCCAAAGGCATCGAAGCAATTGCAGCATGGGCCGCCGACGGCACCAAGCCAGCAAACACCGAAGGCAAAGATTTCTTTGACACAGGCGTTGCTTTGATCACCGATCAGCCTGCGGACGGCGTTGAGTCAAAATCCGTAGCCGAAGGCATGGACCTCTGCTGGGGCTAA
- a CDS encoding ABC transporter permease, with amino-acid sequence MSSDNYEAAITDKGSDAVASFNDERKGALARFQHQLHTTPALVPLIVLVASIVVFGLLLGSKFFSPFALTLILQQVQIVGIVAAAQSLVILTAGIDLSVGAIMVLSSVVMGTFTFRYGMPVGVSIFAGISVGALCGYINGYLIAKMKLPPFIVTLGMWQIVLATNFLYSANETIRAQDIAADAPLLQLFATKLKIGGAVFTFGVIFMVVLVAILAYVLRHTAWGRHVYAVGDDPEAAELSGVNVKNTLISVYVIAGVICAFAGWALIGRIGSVSPTSGQLANIESITAVVIGGISLFGGRGSILGTLFGALIVGVFTLGLRLMGADAQWTYLLIGALIIAAVAVDQWIRKVAA; translated from the coding sequence ATGTCTAGCGATAATTATGAGGCAGCGATCACGGACAAAGGGTCCGATGCAGTTGCCAGTTTTAACGACGAGCGCAAAGGTGCGCTTGCTCGGTTCCAACACCAACTCCACACGACGCCCGCTCTGGTCCCTCTGATCGTTCTGGTCGCGTCGATTGTTGTGTTCGGCCTCTTGCTCGGGTCCAAATTCTTTTCACCCTTTGCCTTAACCTTAATCCTACAACAGGTTCAGATCGTCGGCATTGTCGCGGCGGCTCAATCCTTGGTCATTCTTACGGCGGGTATCGACCTGTCGGTGGGGGCCATCATGGTGCTCAGCTCGGTTGTGATGGGGACATTTACATTCCGCTACGGGATGCCTGTGGGCGTATCGATCTTTGCCGGCATCAGCGTTGGTGCGTTATGTGGCTATATCAATGGCTACCTCATCGCCAAGATGAAGCTACCACCGTTCATCGTCACCTTGGGCATGTGGCAAATCGTACTGGCGACCAACTTTCTGTATTCCGCAAACGAGACCATCCGCGCCCAAGACATTGCAGCCGATGCGCCATTGCTACAGCTGTTTGCGACAAAGCTGAAAATCGGCGGTGCAGTCTTTACCTTTGGTGTGATCTTTATGGTCGTACTTGTGGCCATTCTCGCCTACGTTTTACGCCATACCGCGTGGGGGCGTCATGTCTACGCCGTGGGCGATGACCCCGAGGCGGCCGAGCTGTCCGGCGTCAACGTCAAAAACACACTGATCTCGGTCTACGTCATCGCAGGTGTGATCTGTGCCTTTGCAGGATGGGCCTTGATCGGGCGCATTGGATCAGTCTCGCCGACCTCTGGCCAGTTGGCCAATATCGAGAGCATCACCGCCGTTGTGATCGGTGGCATCTCGCTTTTTGGCGGTCGCGGGTCTATCCTCGGCACGTTGTTTGGCGCGCTCATTGTGGGTGTGTTCACACTCGGCCTGCGCCTCATGGGTGCAGACGCGCAATGGACATACTTGCTTATCGGCGCTCTTATTATTGCGGCTGTTGCCGTTGACCAATGGATCAGAAAGGTGGCCGCATAA